Part of the Carnobacterium pleistocenium FTR1 genome is shown below.
CGACCGGACGGTTATGAGCCGTCTGCTCTAACCAACTGAGCTAAAGGTCCAAGATCTTTAAAATAACAATAGCGGCGAAGGGGATCGAACCCCCGACCTCCCGGGTATGAACCGGACGCTCTAGCCAGCTGAGCTACACCGCCATAATAAAAGTGACAATTTTTAAAAAAGTGGAGCCTAGCGGGATCGAACCGCTGACCTCCTGCGTGCAAGGCAGGCGCTCTCCCAGCTGAGCTAAGGCCCCTGATTTTTAAATCGGGAAGACAGGATTCGAACCTGCGACCCCTTGGTCCCAAACCAAGTGCTCTACCAAGCTGAGCTACTTCCCGTTTACTTACTTCTTATTCTTTTTTTCAAAAGAAATGCACCCAAGAGGACTTGAACCTCTAACCCCTTGATTCGTAGTCAAGTACTCTATCCAATTGAGCTATGGGTGCAAATGGTGCCGAGGGCCGGAATCGAACCGGCACGGTGATCACTCACCGCAGGATTTTAAGTCCTGTGCGTCTACCTGTTCCGCCACCCCGGCATTAGAACAGTTCCTCATCTTACGAATGAGCTTACTAGTCAAACTAGTAAGCGAAAGACGGGATTCGAACCCGCGACCCCCACCTTGGCAAGGTGATGTTCTACCACTGAACTACTTTCGCAAAAGAATGCCGGCTAAAGGAGTTGAACCCTCGACCCTCTGATTACAAATCAGATGCTCTACCAACTGAGCTAAGCCGGCTAAAGTGATATCTCAATCATTCAATGAAAATAGTGCGGGTGAAGGGACTTGAACCCCCACGTCTTACGACGCTAGATCCTAAATCTAGTGCGTCTGCCAATTCCGCCACACCCGCAAAAACATGGCATAACTAACCATATTTGACTGATTAGCTATGAGTCATGCAGGATTCGAACCTGCGACCCTCTGATTAAAAGTCAGATGCTCTACCAACTGAGCTAATGACTCATGGTGGAGGTTGACGGGCTCGAACCGCCGACCCTCTGCTTGTAAGGCAGATGCTCTCCCAACTGAGCTAAACCTCCATATAAAAAATTGAATTTGCGTGGCAACGTCCTACTCTCACAAAGGGAAACCCTTCACTACCATCGGCGCTAAGAAGCTTAACTTCTGTGTTCGGCATGGGAACAGGTGTGACCTTCTTGCCATCATCACCACACAATTTCAATCAGAGAACATTGTTCTCTCAAAACTGGATAAGGTAAAAATCGTTTTTGTTCTGAATCCGTCGTACACCGCTTATTTCTTTGGTTAAGTCCTCGACCGATTAGTATTGGTCCGCTCCATATATCGCTATACTTCCACTTCCAACCTATCAACCTGATCATCTCTCAGGGGTCTTACTCACTTACGTGATGGGAAATCTCATCTTGAGGGGGGCTTCACGCTTAGATGCTTTCAGCGTTTATCCCGTCCACACATAGCTACCCAGCAATGCCCTTGGCAGAACAACTGGTACACCAGAGGTGTGTCCATCCCGGTCCTCTCGTACTAAGGACAGCTCCTCTCAAATTTCCTACGCCCGCGACGGATAGGGACCGAACTGTCTCACGACGTTCTGAACCCAGCTCGCGTACCGCTTTAATGGGCGAACAGCCCAACCCTTGGGACCGACTACAGCCCCAGGATGCGATGAGCCGACATCGAGGTGCCAAACCTCCCCGTCGATGTGGACTCTTGGGGGAGATAAGCCTGTTATCCCCAGGGTAGCTTTTATCCGTTGAGCGATGGCCCTTCCATACGGAACCACCGGATCACTAAGCCCGACTTTCGTCCCTGCTCGACTTGTAGGTCTCGCAGTCAAGCTCCCTTATGCCTTTACACTCTGCGAATGATTTCCAACCATTCTGAGGGAACCTTTGGGCGCCTCCGTTACACTTTAGGAGGCGACCGCCCCAGTCAAACTGCCCGTCAGACACTGTCTCCCAGCCCGATAAGGGCTGTGGGTTAGAGTGGTCATACAGCAAGGGTAGTATCCCACCAACGCCTCCACCAAGACTGGCGTCCTGGCTTCATTGGCTCCTACCTATCCTGTACAAGCTGTACAAACACTCAATATCAAACTGCAGTAAAGCTCCATGGGGTCTTTCCGTCCTGTCGCGGGTAACCTGCATCTTCACAGGTACTATAATTTCACCGAGTCTCTCGTTGAGACAGTGCCCAGATCGTTACGCCTTTCGTGCGGGTCGGAACTTACCCGACAAGGAATTTCGCTACCTTAGGACCGTTATAGTTACGGCCGCCGTTTACTGGGGCTTCAATTCTGAGCTTCGCCCGAGAGCTAACCCTTCCTCTTAACCTTCCAGCACCGGGCAGGCGTCAGCCCCTATACGTCATCTTACGATTTTGCAGAGACCTGTGTTTTTGATAAACAGTCGCCTGGGCCTATTCACTGCGGCTGACCAATTGGTCAGCACCCCTTCTCCCGAAGTTACGGGGTCATTTTGCCGAGTTCCTTAACGAGAGTTCTCTCGCACACCTTAGGATTCTCTCCTCGACTACCTGTGTCGGTTTGCGGTACGGGCAGTTTGTTTCTATCGACTTAGGTCCCGACTAACCCTGGGAGGACGAGCCTTCCCCAGGAAACCTTAGTCATTCGGTGGACGGGATTCTCACCCGTCTTTCGCTACTCATACCGGCATTCTCACTTCTAAGCGCTCCACTAGTCCTCACGATCTAGCTTCAACGCCCTTAGAACGCTCTCCTACCATAGAACCAATGGTTCTATCCACAGCTTCGGTGTTATGTTTAGCCCCGGTAAATTTTCGGCGCAGGGTCACTCGACTAGTGAGCTATTACGCACTCTTTAAATGATGGCTGCTTCTGAGCCAACATCCTAGTTGTCTAAGCAACTCCACATCCTTTTCCACTTAACATAAACTTTGGGACCTTAGCTGGTGGTCTGGGCTGTTTCCCTTTCGACTACGGATCTTATCACTCGCAGTCTGACTCCCGGATATAAATCAATGGCATTCGGAGTTTATCTGAATTCGGTAACCCTAGAAGGGCCCCTAGTCCAAACAGTTGCTCTACCTCCATGATTCTAATTCCGAGGCTAGCCCTAAAGCTATTTCGGAGAGAACCAGCTATCTCCAAGTTCGATTGGAATTTCTCCGCTACCCACACCTCATCCCCGCATTTTTCAACATACGTGGGTTCGGTCCTCCAGTGCGTATTACCGCACCTTCAACCTGGACATGGGTAGATCACTTGGTTTCGGGTCTACGACCACATACTCATTCGCCCTATTCAGACTCGCTTTCGCTACGGCTCCGTCTCATCAACTTAACCTCGCATGTGATCGTAACTCGCCGGTTCATTCTACAAAAGGCACGCTATCACCCATTAACGGGCTTTAACTATTTGTAGGCACACGGTTTCAGGGGCTATTTCACTCCTCTTCCGAGGTTCTTTTCACCTTTCCCTCACGGTACTGGTTCACTATCGGTCACTAGGGAGTATTTAGCCTTGGGAGATGGTCCTCCCGGATTCCGACGGAATTTCTCGTGTTCCGCCGTACTCAGGATACTGATCAGAGTGAAATTGGTTTCGGTTACAGGGCTTTTACCTTCTTCGGCAGACCTTTCCAGATCGCTTCTCCTACCAACTTCATTTATGACTCTATATGTTCAGTCCTACAACCCCAGAAAGCAAGCTTTCTGGTTTGGGCTATTCCCGTTTCGCTCGCCGCTACTCAGGGAATCGATTTTTCTTTCTCTTCCTGCAGGTACTTAGATGTTTCAGTTCTCTGCGTCTACCTCTACTGACCTATGTATTCAGTCAGCAGTAACATCCTATCAAAGATGCTGGGTTCCCCCATTCGGAAATCTTTGGATCAAAGCTCACTTACAGCTCCCCAAAGCATATCGGCGTTAGTCCCGTCCTTCATCGGCTCCTAGTGCCAAGGCATTCACCGTGCGCCCTTATTAACTTAACCTATGGTTAATCGTTAATGTTTAATACTCATCTTTCGATGAGAACCTTAAAAAACTTATTTTTTTAAAACTTTTCGGTGTGTTTCTGGTTTCTTACTTAATTACGATTTTTAACTTTATCCAGTTTTCAAAGAACAATTTTTAAATTCAAGCGTTTGAGAAGATTAGACCTCTCAAAACTAAACAAAGTAAAGACGAATGTGTGGGTTTCCGTTATATTCCTTAGAAAGGAGGTGATCCAGCCGCACCTTCCGATACGGCTACCTTGTTACGACTTCACCCCAATTATCTGTCCCACCTTAGGCGGCTGGCTCCCAAAAGGGTTACCTCACCGACTTCGGGTGTTACAAACTCTCGTGGTGTGACGGGCGGTGTGTACAAGACCCGGGAACGTATTCACCGCGGCGTGCTGATCCGCGATTACTAGCGATTCCGGCTTCATGCAGGCGAGTTGCAGCCTGCAATCCGAACTGAGAATGGCTTTAAGAGATTAGCTTGGCCTCGCGACCTTGCGACTCGTTGTACCATCCATTGTAGCACGTGTGTAGCCCAGGTCATAAGGGGCATGATGATTTGACGTCATCCCCACCTTCCTCCGGTTTATCACCGGCAGTCTCACTAGAGTGCCCAACTGAATGCTGGCAACTAATAATAGGGGTTGCGCTCGTTGCGGGACTTAACCCAACATCTCACGACACGAGCTGACGACAACCATGCACCACCTGTCACTTTGTCCCCGAAGGGAAAGCCCTATCTCTAGGGTGGTCAAAGGATGTCAAGACCTGGTAAGGTTCTTCGCGTTGCTTCGAATTAAACCACATGCTCCACCGCTTGTGCGGGTCCCCGTCAATTCCTTTGAGTTTCAACCTTGCGGTCGTACTCCCCAGGCGGAGTGCTTAATGCGTTAGCTGCAGCACTGAAGGGCGGAAACCCTCCAACACTTAGCACTCATCGTTTACGGCGTGGACTACCAGGGTATCTAATCCTGTTTGCTCCCCACGCTTTCGAGCCTCAGCGTCAGTTACAGACCAGAGAGTCGCCTTCGCCACTGGTGTTCCTCCACATATCTACGCATTTCACCGCTACACGTGGAATTCCACTCTCCTCTTCTGCACTCAAGTTCCCCAGTTTCCAATGACCTTCCCCGGTTGAGCCGGGGGCTTTCACATCAGACTTAAAGAACCGCCTGCGCTCGCTTTACGCCCAATAAATCCGGACAACGCTTGCCACCTACGTATTACCGCGGCTGCTGGCACGTAGTTAGCCGTGGCTTTCTGGTTAGATACCGTCAGGGGATGAGCAGTTACTCTCATCCTTGTTCTTCTCTAACAACAGAGTTTTACGATCCGAAAACCTTCTTCACTCACGCGGCATTGCTCCGTCAGACTTTCGTCCATTGCGGAAGATTCCCTACTGCTGCCTCCCGTAGGAGTCTGGGCCGTGTCTCAGTCCCAGTGTGGCCGATCACCCTCTCAGGTCGGCTACGTATCATCGCCTTGGTGAGCCATTACCTCACCAACTAGCTAATACGCCGCGGGTCCATCCATAAGCGGTAGCCGAAGCCACCTTTCTTCTATTCGTCATGTGACGTTTAGAAATATGCGGTATTAGCATCCGTTTCCGAATGTTATCCCCCTCTTATGGGCAGGTTACCCACGTGTTACTCACCCGTCCGCCACTCCTTGACTTCGGTGGGTGCAAGCACCCGGTGAAATCAAAGCGTTCGACTTGCATGTATTAGGCATGCCGCCAGCGTTCGTCCTGAGCCAGGATCAAACTCTCATATAAAATGATGCTTGAAGCTCATTATTGAATTGCTAGCGAATAATTATTCACTAATTTTGTTACTGTTGACTTAGCACTGCTAAATCACCCTCACATTTTGTTCGTCTTACTTTGTTTAGTTTTCAAAGGTCTAAAGTGCGTTGTGTCAGTTCATGACAACTTCTGAATTATAGCAGTTGCTTTTCAACTTGTCAACAAAATTTTGATAAAATATTTTTTTAACTGAATATTTATCCATTTGTTAGCCCGGTTGAATCATTACGACTTAGATAGAATAACATATTTATTTACGTTTTGTCAACATTATTTTTACAATAAATTTTCAAACGTTATTACGTCTATCTCTTATCTCTCTTGACAACATCAATTACTATAACAATTTTTTTGTTACTGGTCAATAAAAAGATATCGTTTTTTTTATTTTTTTTAAAAAAGCGTATAATTTACCATTTTATTGCATTTTAATTTGTATTACTTCTATATGAAGCAATTAAAATGAACGATCTATAAAAAAACAATTTATATAATCGTTCGTTTTTTTGAGAATCATTCTATTTCATATTGATACAAATTGAAGTCGTTTAGTTGTTCTTCAGCGTTGAAATCTTCTTTACATTGAATAAATTCAAATTTTTCTTTAAGATACATGTGATTTAAGACCTCATTTCCAGCAATGCAATCTAATCTAAGACCTTTTTTTTGTTTGTCTTGAGCATATTCTTTTGCTGCATTAATCATTAAATGTGAGTTTCCTTTTCCAGCTTTATCTCTTTTTATAATCAAACGATGAAGATAGTAAAAATCATTTCCCTGGTCTTCTCCCCATAAGTCGGCATCCCACTTACTTTGTTGATCCCATAATATTAACATTCCAACTATTTCATCATTCAACTTTCCATAAAATACTTCTCCTCTATTAATAGCACTTACTGTATCATGATTATCTTTTCCTTCTAAGATGCCATTCCATTGCAACGAACCTTTTGATTTTAACCATAACGCTGTTTCTTTAAGCAATTTATCAATCATTTGGATATTTTCAGGTTTGGCTTGATGGAGTGTGAAATTGTTCTTCATATTATTCCCCTTTCTTCTATATAATACTTTACTATAAAAAAATGCTACTATTCAATGTTTTTTTGAATATATTTTATGCTTCTATAATGCTCAAATGATACATTACCTATTTTTCTATAGACTTACAAAAAAATCTATTTGCAAGCTATCCTCATACCACTGATGCTAAGCTCAAAAAAATGCCCGCGCCCTTCTTAACAGGCACTAGCATTTTTTTAACCAAGATTTTATTTTTTCATATCAAACAAGTGAGCACTTTTTACGTCTTCAATTGTTTGCGTTCCAGCTAATTGCATTACACGTTTCAAGTCTGATTCAAAATATTCCAAAACTGATTTGACACCTTTCCATCCACCAAGTGCTAATCCGTATAAAACTGGGCGTCCTACAGCAACAATATCAGCACCGCTTGCTAAAGCTTTGAAGATATGTTCTCCACGACGAACTCCACTGTCGAATACAATCGGGACACGACCGGCGACTGCTTTAGAAATTTCAGCCAAGGTATCAAATGAACCAGGCGCTTCATCTAATTGACGACCACCATGGTTTGATACCCAAATGCCGGCTGCTCCTGCACCAATTGCTAATACAGCATCTTCAGGAGTTTGAATCCCTTTAACAAAAATTGGCAATCCTGAATATTCAGCTAAAAACTTAACGTCTCCAGGATTGATTTTTTGTTTTGATTGAGCATAAATATTATTTAAAGACATATTTTTACCTGATCCAGTCAAGTAACGAGACACAATAGGCATACCAAATGGATAAACAAATTTGTTCAACATATCCTTTTCACGATTACCGCTTAAGGTTGCATCTGCTGTTAAGATGATTACGGTAGCACCATCCGCTTTCGCTTCATCTACAATATTTTTATTCATTTCATTATCCTTACTCATGTAAATCTGGAACCAACGAGGATTGCCGTTTAAACCTTTATCAATTTCTTCAAAAGATGCTCCTGAATAAGCACTGATCGACATGATTGTACCTCC
Proteins encoded:
- a CDS encoding GNAT family N-acetyltransferase, translating into MKNNFTLHQAKPENIQMIDKLLKETALWLKSKGSLQWNGILEGKDNHDTVSAINRGEVFYGKLNDEIVGMLILWDQQSKWDADLWGEDQGNDFYYLHRLIIKRDKAGKGNSHLMINAAKEYAQDKQKKGLRLDCIAGNEVLNHMYLKEKFEFIQCKEDFNAEEQLNDFNLYQYEIE
- a CDS encoding lactate oxidase codes for the protein MADEQIIKYDAPSIEQEIEVVSTYRLEDKAREVVPKGGFDYMSGASGDEFTLKQNKEAWSHKGILPRVLADVENPDTSTSILGHELKVPFIMAPIAAHGLAHVTKEAGTAKGISEFGGTIMSISAYSGASFEEIDKGLNGNPRWFQIYMSKDNEMNKNIVDEAKADGATVIILTADATLSGNREKDMLNKFVYPFGMPIVSRYLTGSGKNMSLNNIYAQSKQKINPGDVKFLAEYSGLPIFVKGIQTPEDAVLAIGAGAAGIWVSNHGGRQLDEAPGSFDTLAEISKAVAGRVPIVFDSGVRRGEHIFKALASGADIVAVGRPVLYGLALGGWKGVKSVLEYFESDLKRVMQLAGTQTIEDVKSAHLFDMKK